The Phormidium sp. PBR-2020 DNA segment TAGCCGACAAGGGCGATGGAGGGAACGTCTTGGGCTTGGCGTTGTTGACGCATTCGCGCCCGGTGGGCCTGTAAGTTGGTGACTTCCCGTTGTAGGCGGGAAATGCGCTGGGCGATCGCCCGTCGTTCGGTTTCTAGTTGCGTTTCACCGGGGCCTCGGGTGCCGATTCCTCCCCCCAGTCGAGACATTTTTTGTCCTTGGCCTCTGAGGCGGGGTAGGCTGTATTCGAGTTGAGCCAGTTCCACTTGCAGTTTCCCGGCCCGAGATTGGGCCCGTTGGGCGAAGATATCCAGGATGACTTCCGTGCGATCGACGACACGCACCCCGAGGCGTTTTTCCAGGTTGCGAACTTGGGCCGGGGAGAGGTCGCGATCGAACACGACTAACGTGGCCCCGAGGGTTTGTACGGCCAGGGCCAGTTCATCGACTTTCCCGGACCCGATAACGGTTTGGGGATGGGGCCGCGATCGCCCCTGTTGGATGGTTTGCAGCACGACACCCCCGGCGGTATCGACGAGGCGCACCACTTCGGCGAGATGTTCTTCAAACTCAACGTCACTGGTGTTCTGAGTTCGCAATCCGACGAGGAGGACGCGATCCTGGTCGCTGTCGACGGATTGGCCGACAAATTCCCGTTCAAACTCTCCTTCGAGGGCTTCGACGAGATCGAGGAAATCCTGTTGGGCGATCGCCTCTAGGGTCATTTCCTCGGATACCGTCCAACTGGCTTCGCTGGGGTTGGGAACCAGATGCGCCAGATAGGTGCGGTGGACATAGCCGGTTTCGCCGCCTCCCCGTCGCTGAAACCCGGAACCGGTGAGGGTGAGGCAAATGAGGGCATCAAGGCGTTGGATGGCCATGGCCGTCAGGGTGGCGGTTCCGGGTTGATCCCGTTTCAGTTGGGTGGCGATGCAACGAATCCCACTAAGACGACTGGCCCCGTAGCGAGGGAGTTCGAGGGGTGGGATTTGGGTTTGGCGAGGACTTCCCACGCCGACGCGGATGACTTGGCCGCGACGGTTGAGATAGGTGGAGACGGGTTTCCCTAAATCGGTACTGATGGCCGCCAAACGCTGGGCGAACTCTGGTGTGGTGAGGCGATCGCCCGGTAACCGCTGGTGATACAGCCGTTGCAGTTGTTTGAGTTGGCTGGATTTGAGTCCTTTGAGGTCTCCGTAAATGTGATGATTAATAGAGCATTCACCCCGCTTGTGGGGGGCCGCGCAACAAGTGTTA contains these protein-coding regions:
- the hflX gene encoding GTPase HflX, with product MQRLYHQRLPGDRLTTPEFAQRLAAISTDLGKPVSTYLNRRGQVIRVGVGSPRQTQIPPLELPRYGASRLSGIRCIATQLKRDQPGTATLTAMAIQRLDALICLTLTGSGFQRRGGGETGYVHRTYLAHLVPNPSEASWTVSEEMTLEAIAQQDFLDLVEALEGEFEREFVGQSVDSDQDRVLLVGLRTQNTSDVEFEEHLAEVVRLVDTAGGVVLQTIQQGRSRPHPQTVIGSGKVDELALAVQTLGATLVVFDRDLSPAQVRNLEKRLGVRVVDRTEVILDIFAQRAQSRAGKLQVELAQLEYSLPRLRGQGQKMSRLGGGIGTRGPGETQLETERRAIAQRISRLQREVTNLQAHRARMRQQRQAQDVPSIALVGYTNAGKSTLLNVLANSEIYTADQLFATLDPTTRRLSIQEDVTHVVHQLVLTDTVGFIHELPPALVDAFRATLEEVTEADALLHVVDLSHAAWQNQIHSVMGILSEMPITPGPILLVFNKIDSVDGDTLELAKEEYPQATFISATAGFGLATLRQRLLQLVDYTKH